ttaacattacattattaattaaatttatcagTTTATCTATAGATAGAGTAAGAGTACAGCTTAAAATCTATATACTTACCAATTCCATGCGGGCCGTTgtttgctgaaattataataaaatataaataattgttttagacTATATTCAAATATAGATGTTGTagaactatattattatgtctctTGGGTAAGTATTCAAATCATTGAAATTCAAGACGTCATTACACAGTTTGATCGTATGTCTAAGAAAgttccttcaaaaccgcactgtggaggacgccACATTTTTAGATGGTGCGTGGAATATCAGTTTTACAGACTTGATAtgagtattttttaaatctatttttatttcagtcGACTGCTCAACATTGttatcaataagtgattttgaaacattaaaaatcctattttgaattaaaatattttaatttaaattctataaCATTATTGTAAAAGCGAGTTGATTcccttacaataattaatttatgtcaAAATCGATTCATAATTAAATTCTATAGAACATTGTGTGTAATTGTTATAAACACTGATACTGAAGACTGTGCTTTTGGCGCGCATTTATTGATCTTtcttcatcagccggaagacgtccactgctggataaaggcctcccccaaagatttccacgacgatcggtcctgcgctgtctttatccaacgtatttcggcgatctcgACCAGATCTTCTTAGTCAGCAtcctccggtacgtggtcgacattcgaggactttactggccCAACGGCCACTTGTCCGTTgatctatgtgccctgcccactgccaattcagtttcgtaatcatttggactatatcGGTAGCTTTGGTTctactacggatctcctcatttctgaatcgatctcgcagggaaactccgagcatagctttctccattgctctctcagcgaccatgagctttctcatcaggaccatagttagcgaccacaacTGCCTACCGTAAgttatcactggcaacacacactggttgaaaaccttcgtcttcagacactgtggtatttgagaTAATTATTGATAGAACGATACAATGCGTGATGCGTTAGGAGAGCGCGGTCTGTGCTTACAGAACTGAGCTTACTGAAGTTTGAAGAATACCAAGCCAAGATTTCACCATAGGCACTTTTAACTGAGTTCAATAAAACTGATTCGAGTCCATTAGGTTCTGTTCCAAAACAAACAAAGTTTTTATTCGCCCAGCACTAGAAATAGCGAATAATGTTTTCGAAATatgtgttgaagaaaggcagaacaaaaatttgAGATTCAGTTATtaggtaaaatggtaaaattaaCCAATTAATtacaccagtggaaggctccttggcacagaatgtcggctagattatgtgtactacaacggcgcctatttctgccgtgaagcagtaatgtgtaaacattattgtttttcagtctgaagggcgccgaagctagtgaaattactgggcacatgagacttagcatcttatgtctcaaggtgactgaatttttggatttttcaagaattatgagcggcactgcactgtagtgggcaaagcgtatcaattaccatcagctgaacatcctgctcgcctcgtcccttttcataaaaaaattattatggtcATCAATTAAAATAAGGTCACATCATTATTGCATTCCTGAGCTCAGCTTTCATAATAATCCGTACATAAGATTTGAAAAGTGACGGAGTTGAAATTGTAGTGTAGTGTTAATGAAAGGTAATTTCAATCCTCGTAAGCTGTGGGCATGagaatatgaatatatttgaTAACTCACATCCAGCGCCGGGTTGGTAGAATCCTGGGTCTACTACGCCACCAGCTGAAATAAAActcgaattaaaatatttacatatactatatatattacatatacatattataatataatgactaACACGTGATACACAACCAATATACGGAGTTGCAAACTTTCTTGTGACAAAATGCTGCAACCTTAATATGtcgcgtagcaacccttcgacgagtacgatttaaatttaaagatggaagaTCGTTTTGAAAAtagtatataagccgtactaagcgggGCCATCGCTGCACAGCGGATACTTCATAGGGAGAGTCGCTTGCGCCTccctctccccaagagaaggtcgtcTTCGATAAAGGCTTAGAGttcacttgcccaaagccaacctcaggtggttttacgtgagtcccacataaccaacgcaggcttatgctgcgttggtatgcatgagcattcatcACCTCTCTCCCATCGTTATCCCAGAAGGCAGTCCTTTCCTTTTGACTGGGCGCAAAAAAAGGCCTATGGTagttctagttcagactcgaaagtgaaaaggaacagaaggaagagaagaagaagtatTGAAAGTGGAAAGTGATTCAGTGCggagaagatagaagagaacgagcgttcggtgcggtgtgatctgctgAAAGCACCGCCATCTGAAGAAGAACAGCGGCAGACccgcgaagtgcaagttcataGAAGTAAACGCAAATAAAGGCTCGTTCCTTTAGGCTGTGTATTACTTTCCAATCCCTGGCCCACTTTCGTGACATAATGTTGAAACACCTACCTACTATTATGCACActaaggcgcctatttctaccgtagaacagttatgtgtaagcattactgtgtttcggtctgaaagacgccgtagctagtgaaattactgggtaattgaaacttaacatcttatgtctcaaggtgacgagcgcagttttagtgccgctcagaatttttgagccTTTCAagaattcagagcggcactgcactataatgggcagggcgtatcaattatcaccaGCAGAACAttcagctcgtctcgtccgttattttcataaaataaaataaaaacttaggGTCTTAACTTAggtttacaagttatgtttatatttgttatttgttgTTTTCCTGTAGGTATGCACAATGCAGTTGTtccatatatatgtataatactagctgactcgacagacgttgttctgttgataataaaaacatactgttttataggaatttgccaataatatttcaaaacaaaaaacggccttacaaataaaattggcataaagttataactaagcataaaccaagaatatgtaaaatgtttacaaatagacattttgcttacgaatgttttgttcggacgtataacgtttcccgcgtttatttgcaaggaaGCTTGTCATTCGcgaaacttcagaattatcattgtattgacagtgttgtcaacgatattgtaaacattttgcattttctttgtttatcatcagttataactttataccaagtttatttgtaaggccacaagaattatttcgtaaaaaatgctccctgttgttataacaAGGTAagtgacgagcgcgattgtagtgccgctcaaaatttttgggtttttcaagaattacggcactgcattgtaatgggcagtgcgtatcttCTACCAtaacctgaacgtcctgctcgtctcgtcccttatttcattaaaaaaagataatggTCATCAGTATTCAATTCGCGCGACATCTGTACATAAGATTTGAAAAGTGACGGAGTCGAAATTGTAGTGTAGTTTAAATGAAAGGTGATTTCAATCCTCGTAAACTGTGGGCATGAGAATATGAATGTATTTGATAACTCACATCCAGCGCCGGGTTGGTAGAATCCTGGGTCTACTACGCCACCAGctgaaataaaactttaattaaaatataacaatatttaggTAAATAggatgtctccaggtgacgaacgcaattgtagtgccgcacagaattttcgggttttttcaagaatcctgattgtAACCGGCAGTACATTGTAATTggtacggcgtatcaattaccatctgaacgtcctgctcgtcccttatttttattaaagaaaattgtaCCCTTGCTGTATCAACGTAATATtcgaaataaaacattttttttctatttaccgGTTACGAGAACGAATATTGGACGGAATGCACCTATCTATAGGATTTGTTCCACATATAActctataattttaaataatgctgATTTAGATCTCTTCAACGACAATTTAGCGGATCTCAAACGAAAATTACTTGCAATTGCTTAATATTGTCATAAGATTTTcttgtatatattcataaattgttaattttataaatatttaatttaatttactagtattttgttttaatttttatgtcttGTTTTTGCCTATTGTAAATATCTATTATGAAATGCTGTGAATGCCTTTAAGTAATAGATATACTAGACTATATAGAATCTTAATATTGTGTAAGCAAAAGTCATGTATACCTATTGTTGgtgttccaataaataaataaataaatatgtaataaggAAAATGTACATTATTGTTACTCACCGCCAAGGCTGGGCCGGTAGAATCCTGGGTCTACGGCATCTGGAAATAAAATGGTATTGAAACATTGACAAACAacgaaattaaagaaaataatattcgcAGTAAGAAAATATACTTACATCCACCATTATTtcctgtaaataaaaataaattaattaataatcaataaaaggcataaaaggcatttatgttttaaaaataaatcatttttagaatTCCTTTCGATCAATCTTTAATCTAGGttctaaagtataaaaatcgaAGAAGGTTAGTTAAGTTTAGTACCTTTAACCAAATAAGCTGATTTGTTATCACAAATAATAAACCAAAGAGAAATAATTACCAAATAAAATCAGATATTTTCCGATACACGATAATTACGACCAGAAAATAAAGGCTCtacttaaattataaactaaataaataagtttcatAAAATATCATACCGAACGACGGATCTGCTACTTgaactgaaaaaaaatttaaaaacctgTTAGCAATTCAAGTTGGGTTTTTATGttgagatattattataatattataaattgttggGATAttatcactgacctgtataaataccactggacatgctatttcatatgtttgacagcaaattttttgtgcctatttgaagcgccactcgcgagcgtccagagaactaattttgacgtataatacaaatggctgcgaaggaacataCAATACTCTacttgaattaatttcgttcatttTCCATGATATTTATTCTTCAAGAatgaacgtttttttttaattaacgtaatttaaacacatttttttttgtaaatagtttttcaacatctatcgatgtttgatatcatcactagttttagtaccgcagactctcgctacatggccaacatcgacaaaatggcgaatatcaaacaggcacaaaaacactttgacagccgccagtccagtggtttaTGGTAGAGGTCAGTGGATATTATGCAGGTAAAATTGGCGGGtgatatttttgtattgttgtGTCTACGATAAAAATTTGTTCGAGAAACCTTAAAAACGGCAAGAAATTTATTGTGACAAATAAATATGTGGtctcaatatattttgtgtttattatgaTAGAACTGTGGATACAACTTTAGGACAATGTACAACACTgtccgagtggttagcgatcctacctactaagctagaggtcccaggttcgaatcccagtaggcgcaagcatttatatgatgaatatggatgtttgtttccgagtcatggatgtttatatgtatttatgtatgtttaagtaagtatgttgtacgagtattatattatatatcgttgtcttgcaacccataacacagacaaggtatatatacctaatttggggcaagataatttgtgtaaaaagtttgtcaatattattattattattattatttaatttaaaccgACAGCCGTTTTTATGGTAAAACCATAttcagataaaatatattatatttttaatgtactaaattaattatttcacaataCTTCAGTTgtagaattttattttgtaatttaattcaaaCTGCATGTTACGTATGTCAATAAGCTGTTAGTCATTTTATTTCATCACAACAACACTTCGACCGGTATTTATACCCATAGTTAGACACAACATactatataaatgaaataatagcTCTGACCTTGCCATGGATAATAATTCGCATAATATGGATTATTATGGGCGAATTGAactgaaagaaaaaatattatttatacccaAATGTATTCGCTGGTAATGAaacaaataatgatattaatgtACCTAAtagctatttttaaatataatgtcaATTAGAATTGTTGTACCCTGGTACAATTGTAatcagggccggatttaaacttaatgccgcccctgggcaccggaaaaaatccgccccaatactggaattttacttaagcttatttattgtttatatattttattttaaaaattgaatttcttgaattatcaattaaaccaaaaattattaattttatattgagcaatcttgataagactaaaaaaaaattatttatactttcaaaattttgccgccccGGGCACtcgccccaactgcccctagtgtaaatccaccgctgatTGTAATCATTCATTGAGATGGATAGGATCAATTGTCGATAACATGCACTGACATAATTTCGATggacattttaaatattattttatacctaaAGCGTGAATTATTATGAACTAAATCGGGTGGGGATTGTCAGCTTTTTGTAGTAGAACACAGTAAATATACTAATCTAACTACTAAATCTTTTTGAGTTAATTCATAGAGTTATAAATACCGTAAGTATACAAGGTAGGTAAAGTTGGCAATGGAAAAGGCGGCAAATTTAAATAGCCAAAGTGATTCATACATCTAGattctagatagagcctcttgctgttagtcatgacaacaggccaggtttattactttagtgtgcatgacagctacgtcttacagttCCGATACGTcagtttttttttcgacgtgttcaatctagacgtataaagtaTCTAAGGTAATAAAGTATTGCAATActaattgataattaattatataaattgtaataacaaattttgatacttgattattaatttattaattgcaatAACATAATTTGATACTTGATAATTAAtcatatatttgtaaatgttatatatttaaatgtaaattaataaatcagaagtaaaaatagtataaaaagtAGGTACAaaagtttatttgttataaaCTTTCAGAATCAGTATAGCTTTCTAATTTGCTGTTGTTTTACGTTGAACTTGCCAATAATGGATAACAAAACTTATGTACTAAACTTTTAAtagatttattcaattttaattacgATTGTAAACCcgaaaattaaatcataataaagcACAGAAATCCACACCGGAAACAAAATAATCGCCATCTTGTCTGTCAAACTGCTAGTGATGATGACATGCAAAATTCCAGCGCTAAAATTCATTATTCAACAACCATACtctttgtatataaataaggtgtgtatatatatttaaatgtaattttaaggaTTGTGTGGATTGTCAGCGATTTGAACTAGAAATTATAATAGAATTtctttacaaacataatatgatgtcattgaatagtaataaatattttgcattaaGTACCTATTCTCAATTTAGAATGACATATTTGCATGCAGTTATTATTCTATGCTTTCAACGCAGTTCGAATTACAAAGTTTTGCTCATAAAAATGATATAGGCACTTAACTCTAGGATTCTTATACGATTTATGTGTgacctttttattaaaaacttcttcttctatatactatatagcatataatttataaaacattactTGGTATGGTAATATTTGATATGGCTATTATATATTAGCTATGATTTGGGAAGTTGTTTTAAGTCTTAAGTCAAAGGATTAATATTAACATGCTTATACATGTTTCAATAGTTCCAATAGTCTCTCTTAAGACCGCGCATGATTCTCCATGGACTGAATTAGAGTAGATATTCTTTTTTAATCACAGTAGTTACGATTTAAGTATTCTATTGCTAAATTCTTACTTCACTTATAACTCTTAACTATTCTATAAAAGCACgaagcaattttttttctttttacgtaAGAAACCCACATTTTCAATCTCACGACATCACACCAGGGGTGAAGGGAGGGACAGGAAATTCAACAAAAACACCTCACGTAATTTATTGACGCCCCCTTAGAAACTCAATTCGCATTTCACCAATACAAGCTAAACGCAGTTACATCCTAAACGCATTTTAAAGCTGACCGCCGAAGCATGGACGTTTAACAATTTGATCGCGTTTAAGAGCTGCCACTTGTTTGTCGTGTGGATTGTCAGCAATTAGAACTAGaaattaataaagattttttttagaaatattaatattatgatgtcattgaacagaaataaatattttgcattaatTAAGTACCTATTCTCAATTTAGACTGACATATTTGACTTAAAAACTCAAGTTCTTTCTATATTCCATAAAATAGAATGGTATGGATTAATATTAACATGCTTATACATGTTTGTTCGTACCTTGTGAGGGATCTTGTGGATTGTTGTCCACAACTTGAACTGGaaggaataaaaatttatttaaatacatagtgTTTCATGTATGAATGGTTATAAGTATAAAGATGCGTTTGagaaaataagtatattttatcaACGTATAGATAACTGTAGTAGACATACATGCATGTGAAAAATACAAGAGtatgatgtatttttttattttttttccttagAATCATGGCtagatcaatacttacaatagtTTTGATATGAGTAAGAAATTATTGGAAATGAGATGGCTTTATTCTAAAACTTAGcaattaaattgtatattgaACCGCTCGTATGTAACGATTTATTTACGCTATATCTACATGTTTGTTCGTACCTTGTGAGGGATCATGTGGATTGTTGTCCACAACTTGAACTGGAAggaataaaagtttaatttaatacacaataTGCccgatttatttacattatgttAAGCATTTCCTGTACAGGTTGGTGGATTTATCTTGAATTTTATTTCTAACATCCTATACATATTTGAACGTTGAATATAAAGATTGTAAAAGTTGCTCATTGCTATTTAATAGTGTTTGGTAGAACGATCTTGGTATTTATTGCTTCTCCAGCGGAAATTGAACATGATATTAGGACTAATTTCATCATTAGAACAATTTAAAACTACGTATACGCCTATATACAAGCTTATATACTAAGTTCGCATTTCACCAATACAAACTAAACGTAGTTAAAGTTTAAACgcatttaacaatttaattacgTTTATGAGCTGTCACTGTCATCGTCGTAATAGAAacattctattctattatttctataatagaaaccttaaataatttaatacgtctagatggagcctcttgctgttagtcAACACATGACAACACTCGCGATATGTTAGTCACTTCATTTAAGTGTACGTGactttgctgaaaatagaggctaacagttcggTGCTATTTTTATCGATTTAtccacagctgtcatagtctaatgtataaaatatctaagaaaAAACAGTGAAATACAATTTTTGGCAATTCTGACAGCTTGCTGATACATTCTAATGTTTATGACATTTAAACTAGGTTTTCGTGGACGTGCATGAAATGTATTGGTGAAATCGATTGCTCCTAGTCGAGATCAAAACTTGCATTTGAACTAGTTTAAGTAAAACTGAGTTATTTAACTCAATTTTAAGTGTCAttggtaaatttgtaaaacgaggaagctgtaaatattgatttaaaaaggGTGGCAATGGCAACCTTTTCCGAAAAGGTGGTAAATAGTAATTAAGAGTGtaacttttgatattcataagtgtcatttctttgtC
This DNA window, taken from Leptidea sinapis chromosome 25, ilLepSina1.1, whole genome shotgun sequence, encodes the following:
- the LOC126972026 gene encoding uncharacterized protein LOC126972026 isoform X15 → MKLLIVLAVVAMASAQARASPFRPEQVQFAHNNPYYANYYPWQVQVADPSFGNNGGYAVDPGFYRPSLGAGGVVDPGFYQPGAGSGGVVDPGFYQPGAGSNNGPHGIDISPAYVDNRPQYDSPLARDGK
- the LOC126972026 gene encoding uncharacterized protein LOC126972026 isoform X5, with protein sequence MKLLIVLAVVAMASAQARASPFRPEQVQVVDNNPHDPSQVQFAHNNPYYANYYPWQVQVADPSFGNNGGYAVDPGFYRPSLGAGGVVDPGFYQPGAGSGGVVDPGFYQPGAGSNNGPHGIDISPAYVDNRPQYDSPLARDGK
- the LOC126972026 gene encoding uncharacterized protein LOC126972026 isoform X16; amino-acid sequence: MKLLIVLAVVAMASAQARASPFRPEQVQVVDNNPHDPSQVQFAHNNPYYANYYPWQVQVADPSFGNNGGYAVDPGFYRPSLGAGGVVDPGFYQPGAGSNNGPHGIDISPAYVDNRPQYDSPLARDGK
- the LOC126972026 gene encoding uncharacterized protein LOC126972026 isoform X11 — translated: MKLLIVLAVVAMASAQARASPFRPEQVQVVDNNPHDPSQVQFAHNNPYYANYYPWQGNNGGYAVDPGFYRPSLGAGGVVDPGFYQPGAGSGGVVDPGFYQPGAGSNNGPHGIDISPAYVDNRPQYDSPLARDGK
- the LOC126972026 gene encoding uncharacterized protein LOC126972026 isoform X3, which gives rise to MKLLIVLAVVAMASAQARASPFRPEQVQVVDNNPHDPSQVQVVDNNPQDPSQVQFAHNNPYYANYYPWQGNNGGYAVDPGFYRPSLGAGGVVDPGFYQPGAGSGGVVDPGFYQPGAGSNNGPHGIDISPAYVDNRPQYDSPLARDGK
- the LOC126972026 gene encoding uncharacterized protein LOC126972026 isoform X10; this translates as MKLLIVLAVVAMASAQARASPFRPEQVQVVDNNPHDPSQVQVVDNNPQDPSQVQVADPSFGNNGGYAVDPGFYRPSLGAGGVVDPGFYQPGAGSGGVVDPGFYQPGAGSNNGPHGIDISPAYVDNRPQYDSPLARDGK
- the LOC126972026 gene encoding uncharacterized protein LOC126972026 isoform X12, which translates into the protein MKLLIVLAVVAMASAQARASPFRPEQVQVVDNNPQDPSQVQFAHNNPYYANYYPWQGNNGGYAVDPGFYRPSLGAGGVVDPGFYQPGAGSGGVVDPGFYQPGAGSNNGPHGIDISPAYVDNRPQYDSPLARDGK
- the LOC126972026 gene encoding uncharacterized protein LOC126972026 isoform X9, with protein sequence MKLLIVLAVVAMASAQARASPFRPEQVQVVDNNPHDPSQVQVVDNNPQDPSQVQFAHNNPYYANYYPWQVQVADPSFGNNGGYAVDPGFYRPSLGAGGVVDPGFYQPGAGSNNGPHGIDISPAYVDNRPQYSRPNPRGK
- the LOC126972026 gene encoding uncharacterized protein LOC126972026 isoform X1; this translates as MKLLIVLAVVAMASAQARASPFRPEQVQVVDNNPHDPSQVQVVDNNPQDPSQVQFAHNNPYYANYYPWQVQVADPSFGNNGGYAVDPGFYRPSLGAGGVVDPGFYQPGAGSGGVVDPGFYQPGAGSNNGPHGIDISPAYVDNRPQYDSPLARDGK
- the LOC126972026 gene encoding uncharacterized protein LOC126972026 isoform X4, whose product is MKLLIVLAVVAMASAQARASPFRPEQVQVVDNNPQDPSQVQFAHNNPYYANYYPWQVQVADPSFGNNGGYAVDPGFYRPSLGAGGVVDPGFYQPGAGSGGVVDPGFYQPGAGSNNGPHGIDISPAYVDNRPQYDSPLARDGK
- the LOC126972026 gene encoding uncharacterized protein LOC126972026 isoform X18 translates to MKLLIVLAVVAMASAQARASPFRPEQVQVVDNNPQDPSQVQVADPSFGNNGGYAVDPGFYRPSLGAGGVVDPGFYQPGAGSGGVVDPGFYQPGAGSNNGPHGIDISPAYVDNRPQYDSPLARDGK
- the LOC126972026 gene encoding uncharacterized protein LOC126972026 isoform X7, yielding MKLLIVLAVVAMASAQARASPFRPEQVQVVDNNPHDPSQVQVVDNNPQDPSQVQFAHNNPYYANYYPWQVQVADPSFGNNGGYAVDPGFYRPSLGAGGVVDPGFYQPGAGSNNGPHGIDISPAYVDNRPQYDSPLARDGK
- the LOC126972026 gene encoding uncharacterized protein LOC126972026 isoform X17 produces the protein MKLLIVLAVVAMASAQARASPFRPEQVQVVDNNPHDPSQVQVADPSFGNNGGYAVDPGFYRPSLGAGGVVDPGFYQPGAGSGGVVDPGFYQPGAGSNNGPHGIDISPAYVDNRPQYDSPLARDGK
- the LOC126972026 gene encoding uncharacterized protein LOC126972026 isoform X13, producing MKLLIVLAVVAMASAQARASPFRPEQVQVVDNNPHDPSQVQVVDNNPQDPSQVQFAHNNPYYANYYPWQGNNGGYAVDPGFYRPSLGAGGVVDPGFYQPGAGSNNGPHGIDISPAYVDNRPQYDSPLARDGK
- the LOC126972026 gene encoding uncharacterized protein LOC126972026 isoform X20; the protein is MKLLIVLAVVAMASAQARASPFRPEQVQVVDNNPHDPSQVQVVDNNPQDPSQVQVADPSFGNNGGYAVDPGFYRPSLGAGGVVDPGFYQPGAGSNNGPHGIDISPAYVDNRPQYDSPLARDGK
- the LOC126972026 gene encoding uncharacterized protein LOC126972026 isoform X2 — translated: MKLLIVLAVVAMASAQARASPFRPEQVQVVDNNPHDPSQVQVVDNNPQDPSQVQFAHNNPYYANYYPWQVQVADPSFGNNGGYAVDPGFYRPSLGAGGVVDPGFYQPGAGSGGVVDPGFYQPGAGSNNGPHGIDISPAYVDNRPQYSRPNPRGK